The Ochrobactrum quorumnocens genome has a segment encoding these proteins:
- a CDS encoding hydantoinase B/oxoprolinase family protein has protein sequence MTKKPISDVHMQIMWNRLISVVEEQAVTLIRTAFSTSVRESGDLSAGVFNRAGLMIAQAVTGTPGHVNAMAEAVGHFINDIGRENIFEGDVYITNDPWKGTGHLHDFTVVSPSFRKGELTGFFACTAHVVDVGGRGFGPDANEVYEEGIFVPIMKFAERGVVNKDLVNILRNNVRESHQVVGDVYSLAACNEIGHRRLMDMMDEFNLDDLEGLADFIFKRSYDATLERLAALPHGTYSNVMRVDGYHDPIDIAVRLDVHPDHILADFSGTSAPSPKGINCPLIYSAAYACYGLKCSLAPEIPNNHASLLPFKITAPVDCILNAQRPAPVSVRHVLGHLVPDAVLGAVHKMLPDKVPAEGSGALWNLHVSAHPLTGVNAPKDGGHRAEVLLFNSGGTGARPQLDGLSATAFPSGVHSMSIEATEHVGPVIFWRKELRDGSGGAGQYRGGLGQVVEIAPIEGHEIYFNAMFDRIKHPPRGREGGENGAAGAVILDDGTILNAKGRQHVPAGRRLILELPGGGGYGPVDRRSEEAVRRDFEFDYVVNE, from the coding sequence ATGACAAAGAAACCCATTTCCGACGTCCATATGCAGATCATGTGGAACCGCCTTATTTCAGTTGTTGAAGAACAGGCCGTTACACTCATTCGTACCGCGTTCAGCACCAGTGTACGTGAATCCGGTGATCTTTCGGCGGGTGTCTTCAACCGCGCTGGCTTGATGATCGCGCAGGCTGTGACAGGTACACCCGGACACGTCAACGCAATGGCGGAAGCTGTCGGCCATTTCATCAATGATATTGGCCGTGAGAACATTTTCGAAGGTGATGTCTATATTACCAATGATCCTTGGAAGGGAACGGGGCACCTACATGACTTTACGGTTGTGTCGCCAAGCTTTCGTAAGGGTGAACTGACCGGTTTCTTTGCATGTACCGCTCACGTGGTTGATGTGGGTGGACGGGGTTTCGGGCCGGACGCAAATGAAGTTTATGAGGAAGGCATTTTCGTGCCAATCATGAAGTTCGCGGAACGCGGTGTGGTCAACAAGGATCTCGTCAATATTCTGCGCAACAACGTGCGCGAAAGCCATCAGGTTGTCGGGGATGTCTATTCGCTCGCCGCTTGTAACGAAATCGGGCATCGTCGTCTGATGGACATGATGGATGAGTTCAACCTAGATGACCTTGAAGGCTTGGCGGACTTCATCTTCAAACGCAGCTATGATGCAACGCTGGAGCGGCTCGCAGCTTTACCGCACGGGACATATTCCAACGTCATGCGGGTGGATGGCTATCATGACCCAATTGATATTGCTGTGCGCCTCGACGTACATCCCGATCATATTCTTGCCGACTTTAGCGGTACTTCCGCGCCAAGCCCCAAAGGCATCAATTGTCCGCTGATCTATTCAGCAGCCTATGCCTGCTACGGCCTGAAATGTTCGCTTGCGCCTGAAATTCCGAACAACCATGCGTCGCTGCTGCCATTCAAGATAACAGCACCTGTGGATTGTATTCTGAATGCACAACGCCCCGCACCTGTTTCTGTACGCCACGTACTTGGTCATCTCGTGCCTGATGCGGTGCTGGGTGCAGTTCATAAAATGCTGCCGGATAAAGTTCCGGCAGAGGGATCGGGCGCGCTCTGGAACCTTCATGTCAGTGCGCATCCGCTCACCGGTGTAAACGCACCAAAGGATGGCGGACATCGTGCGGAAGTGCTCTTGTTCAACAGTGGTGGTACAGGCGCGCGTCCCCAGCTTGATGGTTTGAGTGCAACAGCCTTTCCAAGTGGCGTGCACTCGATGTCTATCGAAGCGACCGAACATGTTGGACCTGTCATCTTCTGGCGCAAGGAACTGCGTGATGGATCTGGCGGTGCAGGACAATATCGCGGTGGCCTCGGACAGGTTGTCGAAATAGCCCCGATCGAAGGGCATGAGATTTACTTTAATGCTATGTTCGACCGCATCAAGCATCCGCCGCGCGGTCGCGAGGGTGGTGAGAATGGCGCTGCGGGCGCAGTCATTCTCGATGACGGCACGATCCTCAACGCCAAGGGCAGGCAGCATGTTCCTGCCGGTCGGCGTCTTATTCTGGAGCTGCCCGGCGGCGGAGGCTACGGGCCAGTTGACAGGCGTTCAGAAGAGGCTGTGCGGCGCGATTTCGAATTTGACTATGTTGTGAACGAGTAA
- a CDS encoding type II toxin-antitoxin system VapC family toxin codes for MFIDACALVAVLSDEPEAERVSTAIMNAKKRFTSPLAVLETALALSRPDKFDLPIDQVEPIIMEFLDARAIELRDLPPARRTTTLSLHAANTYRKGRSGLNLADCIHYACAKYYRVPILATDNEFRETDLETVP; via the coding sequence ATGTTTATTGACGCTTGCGCCCTCGTCGCTGTTTTGTCCGACGAACCCGAAGCCGAACGCGTTTCCACCGCGATCATGAATGCCAAAAAGCGCTTTACATCACCGCTTGCCGTTCTGGAAACCGCCCTCGCCTTATCCCGGCCAGACAAGTTCGATCTTCCAATCGATCAGGTTGAGCCGATCATCATGGAGTTCCTGGACGCCCGCGCCATCGAGCTTCGCGACCTACCGCCAGCAAGACGAACCACAACGCTTTCACTCCACGCGGCCAATACCTACCGGAAAGGTCGTAGTGGTCTTAATTTGGCAGACTGCATTCATTACGCGTGCGCGAAATATTATCGTGTCCCCATTCTTGCAACGGACAATGAGTTTCGCGAAACTGACCTCGAAACCGTGCCTTAG
- a CDS encoding helix-turn-helix domain-containing protein, with protein sequence MLGWSQLELANAANVSRQTIADFERGAHVPIANNLASIKTALERAGIEFISESGGSVGIILLRKLT encoded by the coding sequence ATGTTGGGATGGAGCCAGTTAGAGCTCGCAAATGCAGCCAATGTGTCCCGTCAGACGATAGCTGATTTTGAACGAGGTGCACATGTACCAATCGCTAATAATCTGGCGAGTATTAAAACGGCGTTAGAGCGGGCAGGAATAGAATTTATTTCCGAAAGCGGCGGTAGTGTTGGAATTATTTTGCTAAGGAAGTTAACCTAA
- a CDS encoding transporter substrate-binding domain-containing protein codes for MSNRNSMLSKIVFSLATSLIASLWASSAVLAASPEQIKAKGVAVVGVQMDQFPWGFIDENGKNGGYDIEVANLIAMELGVEVKFERVTGQNRIPLLTNGMVDFLVPSMTVTAERAKVIQFVLPYSANDITVWGKKDLDIKANEDLANYVIGVNRGSAFEPILRKVAPAGTKIKGFDDDATTVQALLSGQVDAILGSLTYGLVIDSTGNGGNYDRKYKAADNIQAMAVRKGDQEMLDYLNDFVTRHSADGSLDALYKKWIGVDRPKLPTELEGVDFTGKQ; via the coding sequence ATGTCTAATCGAAATTCCATGCTTTCGAAAATCGTATTCAGCCTGGCAACAAGTCTCATTGCCTCCCTTTGGGCTTCGAGTGCTGTATTGGCTGCATCGCCTGAACAAATCAAAGCAAAAGGCGTTGCCGTCGTAGGCGTCCAGATGGATCAGTTTCCATGGGGCTTTATCGATGAAAATGGCAAAAACGGCGGCTATGATATTGAAGTAGCCAATCTGATTGCCATGGAACTCGGTGTGGAGGTCAAGTTCGAGCGCGTCACAGGTCAGAACCGCATTCCACTGCTTACAAATGGAATGGTGGATTTTCTTGTGCCGTCTATGACGGTCACGGCTGAACGCGCCAAGGTTATTCAATTTGTGTTGCCCTATTCCGCGAACGACATCACCGTCTGGGGCAAGAAAGATCTCGACATTAAGGCCAATGAAGACCTTGCCAATTATGTAATTGGCGTCAATCGTGGCAGCGCGTTTGAGCCGATCCTCAGGAAGGTTGCGCCAGCGGGAACCAAGATCAAAGGCTTCGACGATGATGCAACAACCGTGCAAGCCCTTTTGTCGGGACAGGTCGACGCCATCCTGGGCAGCCTGACTTATGGTCTGGTGATCGACAGCACCGGAAATGGTGGCAATTATGACCGCAAGTATAAGGCTGCCGATAATATTCAGGCCATGGCTGTTCGTAAGGGCGATCAAGAAATGCTTGATTATCTAAACGATTTCGTAACGCGACATAGTGCGGATGGGTCGCTGGATGCGCTTTACAAAAAGTGGATCGGCGTCGACCGCCCAAAATTGCCAACCGAGCTTGAAGGCGTGGATTTTACAGGCAAGCAATAG
- a CDS encoding ASCH domain-containing protein: MAANKEEMNWSGLDRFSFGDSSRLADELLALVLSGQKTATCWSVQDGMQTSIGKRMVVCDGSGRPRAVVETISLEQRSFQNVDQAFARKEGEGDLTLEWWREAHMSYFKRNGGFDPSMLLWCEEFKLVKEIALHD, translated from the coding sequence ATGGCAGCTAATAAAGAGGAAATGAATTGGAGCGGACTGGATCGCTTCTCGTTTGGCGATAGCTCGCGCCTTGCTGACGAGCTTCTCGCCCTGGTTTTGAGCGGCCAGAAGACTGCAACCTGCTGGTCTGTGCAAGACGGTATGCAGACTTCGATCGGCAAGCGTATGGTTGTTTGCGATGGCTCTGGAAGACCGCGCGCTGTTGTGGAAACGATTTCACTGGAACAACGCTCCTTCCAGAATGTGGATCAGGCGTTTGCGCGCAAAGAGGGAGAGGGCGACCTTACACTTGAATGGTGGCGCGAGGCCCACATGTCCTATTTCAAGCGAAATGGCGGGTTCGACCCGTCAATGCTGCTCTGGTGTGAAGAATTTAAGTTGGTGAAGGAAATCGCTCTGCATGATTGA
- a CDS encoding amino acid ABC transporter permease gives MHYIFDFGPVLAAWPALANGAILTLKISSTSMILGLLLGIVFMLMRMSSVKAISFVAFGYIELIRNTPFLVQLFFIFFGMPSMGITLTAEQAAILAMTLNCAAYAAEIVRGGVESIKVGQIEAGKALGLHTFDIYRFIIFRPAIRAVYPALCSQFILMMLNSSLVASISAEELTYVGQMIDSETFRSFEVYFILGIIYLALSQFFSIVLQVIGRTYFSYPSK, from the coding sequence ATGCATTATATATTTGACTTCGGACCGGTCTTGGCGGCGTGGCCTGCGCTGGCTAATGGCGCAATTCTAACGCTGAAAATATCGTCCACTTCAATGATCTTGGGCCTGTTACTCGGCATCGTATTTATGCTCATGCGTATGAGTTCGGTAAAGGCAATTTCTTTTGTGGCTTTCGGCTATATCGAACTGATCCGCAATACCCCCTTTCTTGTGCAGTTGTTCTTCATCTTCTTCGGCATGCCATCGATGGGAATTACTTTGACAGCAGAGCAAGCAGCAATTCTCGCAATGACGCTGAATTGTGCGGCCTATGCTGCTGAAATCGTTCGCGGTGGGGTCGAATCGATCAAGGTCGGTCAAATTGAAGCGGGAAAGGCGTTAGGCCTTCATACATTCGACATTTATCGGTTCATCATTTTCCGACCGGCCATTCGTGCGGTTTACCCGGCTCTTTGCAGTCAGTTCATTCTTATGATGCTCAACTCGAGCCTTGTTGCCTCGATTTCTGCCGAAGAACTGACCTACGTCGGCCAAATGATCGATTCAGAAACGTTCCGCAGTTTTGAAGTCTATTTCATACTTGGCATCATCTATCTCGCACTTTCGCAATTTTTTTCCATCGTTCTGCAAGTCATCGGCAGAACCTACTTTTCCTATCCGTCGAAGTGA
- a CDS encoding RidA family protein, producing MGSVSTRLNELGICLPDITAPSGTYVPFRLSGNTLYISGQVPRIDGIDCYLGLVGSTMDVQEAYQAARICALNILARVATALDGDLDRVSACLQVRGFVNAVPDFKDHPAVIDGASDLLVEILGEKGRHARTALGAGSLPRGFAVEVDAIFEVVA from the coding sequence ATGGGATCGGTTTCAACCAGACTGAACGAATTGGGTATATGCCTGCCGGATATCACAGCCCCCAGTGGCACGTATGTTCCGTTCAGGCTTAGTGGTAATACGCTCTACATTTCAGGTCAGGTTCCACGTATCGATGGTATCGACTGCTATCTTGGATTGGTTGGCAGTACGATGGACGTGCAGGAGGCCTATCAGGCCGCGCGTATTTGCGCGCTCAATATTCTTGCACGTGTGGCCACTGCACTTGACGGTGATCTTGATCGGGTTTCGGCTTGTCTGCAAGTGCGTGGTTTCGTCAACGCAGTTCCAGACTTCAAAGATCATCCAGCCGTTATCGATGGCGCTTCTGATCTTCTGGTCGAAATCCTCGGTGAAAAAGGTCGGCATGCGCGAACTGCTTTGGGGGCAGGCTCATTACCGCGCGGCTTTGCGGTCGAGGTTGATGCCATTTTCGAAGTTGTGGCGTGA
- a CDS encoding hydantoinase/oxoprolinase family protein has protein sequence MTIDGKLIRVGVDIGGTFTDVAMEVGETLHSTKVLTDYAFPENAIIQAICEVAQKAGVKLGQIDTVIHGTTLATNALIERRGAKTALVTTKGFRDVIEMRTESRFEQYDLDIVLPAPLVPRNDRLVINERIGANGEILKSLDDAEVDALCERIIAEGYESVAVGFIHSYLNGEHERRFRDRLLSKKPDLSVSISSEVSPQMREFQRFNTVCANAYVKPLMASYLNRLVGRLRENGLVSPVFMIHSGGGIISIESAIEFPVRLLESGPAGGAIFAAYIAANHKLDQVVSYDMGGTTAKICLIEQQVPKTSKTFEVARTYRFKKGSGMPISIPVIEMVEIGAGGGSIASVDSMQQIRVGPHSAGSEPGPACYDRGGIHPTVTDADVILGRLDPESFAGGAMKLSRKASEKAMRADIGSKLGADVTTSAYGLSEVVDENMSNAARMHAVENGKELSDFTMIAFGGAAPVHAARLCEKLGVNDLLIPPGAGVGSAIGFLRAPFGFESVRSAFSRLSRFDGEAINTVIRELVEEATSFVRSGAPDANPSLECTAYMRYAGQGWEVPVTINVSDYKDADAVIFRNLFDECYERFFGRVIDDLDVEIVSWSLRASAEAAAPSPAAPVKKQSQAAVSGQRQIFDVLEERFLDASIVKRDAMKPGDWIAGPAVITERETSTIVTASREVIMQADGCLLLRAKAA, from the coding sequence ATGACGATAGATGGCAAACTGATCAGGGTTGGTGTCGATATTGGCGGAACCTTTACTGATGTGGCGATGGAAGTCGGTGAGACCCTTCATTCGACCAAGGTACTGACGGATTATGCATTTCCGGAAAACGCCATCATCCAGGCTATTTGTGAGGTCGCCCAAAAAGCTGGAGTGAAGCTTGGTCAGATCGACACCGTTATTCACGGCACGACACTTGCCACCAACGCCCTCATTGAGCGGCGCGGAGCCAAAACCGCACTCGTGACAACCAAAGGCTTCCGCGACGTTATCGAAATGCGAACCGAAAGCCGTTTCGAACAATATGATCTGGATATTGTTCTTCCGGCGCCGCTTGTTCCGCGTAATGACCGATTGGTTATAAATGAGCGTATCGGCGCAAACGGCGAAATACTGAAGTCTCTCGATGATGCGGAAGTCGACGCGCTTTGCGAACGCATTATTGCGGAAGGCTATGAAAGTGTCGCCGTTGGCTTTATCCATTCGTATCTTAACGGAGAACACGAACGTCGTTTCCGTGATCGGCTGTTGTCGAAAAAGCCCGATCTTTCTGTCTCGATTTCGTCGGAAGTGTCTCCGCAGATGCGCGAATTCCAGCGCTTTAACACAGTTTGCGCCAACGCTTATGTCAAGCCGCTCATGGCTTCTTATCTTAACCGTCTCGTTGGGCGGTTACGGGAAAATGGGTTGGTTTCGCCCGTCTTTATGATTCATTCAGGCGGTGGTATCATTAGCATCGAAAGCGCGATCGAATTCCCTGTTCGTTTGCTGGAATCGGGGCCCGCAGGTGGTGCCATTTTTGCAGCTTATATCGCTGCCAATCACAAGCTCGATCAGGTTGTCTCCTATGATATGGGCGGGACGACGGCAAAAATCTGTCTGATTGAACAACAGGTTCCAAAGACTTCCAAGACTTTTGAAGTAGCGCGTACATATCGTTTCAAGAAGGGCAGCGGCATGCCGATCTCCATTCCGGTTATCGAAATGGTCGAGATAGGAGCAGGTGGTGGTTCCATTGCAAGCGTCGATTCCATGCAACAGATCCGTGTTGGGCCCCATAGTGCCGGATCGGAACCAGGACCTGCCTGCTATGATCGCGGCGGTATTCATCCAACAGTGACAGATGCAGATGTTATTCTTGGTCGCCTTGACCCTGAAAGTTTTGCCGGCGGCGCAATGAAGCTTTCACGCAAAGCTTCCGAAAAAGCCATGCGAGCTGATATTGGCAGCAAGCTTGGCGCTGATGTTACGACCTCTGCCTACGGCTTGAGTGAAGTCGTTGACGAGAACATGAGTAACGCTGCCCGCATGCATGCAGTTGAAAACGGCAAGGAATTGTCGGATTTCACCATGATCGCTTTTGGCGGAGCAGCGCCGGTTCATGCCGCACGGCTTTGCGAAAAACTAGGTGTCAATGATCTTCTCATTCCGCCCGGCGCAGGGGTTGGTTCCGCCATCGGCTTCTTACGTGCGCCATTTGGTTTTGAATCAGTGCGCAGTGCCTTTAGCCGTTTAAGCCGCTTTGATGGTGAGGCAATCAATACGGTGATCCGCGAGTTGGTTGAGGAAGCGACCTCCTTCGTTCGTTCCGGCGCGCCTGATGCTAACCCATCGCTCGAATGCACGGCATATATGCGTTATGCTGGTCAGGGTTGGGAAGTGCCGGTCACGATAAATGTTAGCGATTATAAGGATGCGGATGCCGTAATTTTCCGCAATCTTTTCGATGAATGTTATGAACGTTTTTTCGGTCGTGTGATTGATGATCTCGATGTTGAGATTGTTAGCTGGTCGCTGCGCGCAAGCGCAGAAGCTGCGGCCCCTTCGCCTGCAGCGCCCGTGAAAAAGCAATCGCAAGCGGCTGTATCCGGTCAGCGACAGATATTTGACGTTCTCGAAGAACGCTTTCTGGATGCGTCCATTGTCAAACGTGATGCCATGAAACCTGGTGACTGGATCGCCGGTCCCGCCGTCATCACAGAACGCGAAACGTCAACCATCGTTACTGCCAGCCGCGAAGTGATCATGCAGGCGGACGGATGCCTGCTGCTGCGTGCCAAAGCTGCTTAA
- a CDS encoding amino acid ABC transporter permease — MIRSFGSAEFFFILEGARWTVLLSILAFTFGGLAGLLVALGRTSQMKWLRYLMAVYIQIFQGTPLLIQLFFVYFGLPLLGIRVDVWVAMIVGLSLHASAFLGEIWRGSIEAVPTGQDEAARALGVRYFHRMKDVVLPQAFRIGLPATIGFLVNLIKGTALAALLGLTELTRSGQLMANITFEPMKVFGTVGLIYFVVCVPLTYYSARIEKRLNTSR, encoded by the coding sequence ATGATACGTAGTTTTGGCTCCGCAGAGTTCTTTTTCATCCTTGAAGGTGCCCGTTGGACGGTCCTGCTGTCGATCCTTGCGTTCACTTTCGGTGGACTTGCAGGTTTGCTGGTAGCACTGGGACGTACAAGTCAAATGAAATGGCTTCGATATCTGATGGCGGTCTATATCCAAATTTTTCAGGGCACTCCGCTGCTTATTCAGCTCTTCTTCGTCTATTTCGGGTTGCCGCTTTTGGGCATTCGCGTTGATGTGTGGGTGGCAATGATCGTCGGGCTTTCTCTGCATGCCAGTGCATTTCTGGGCGAAATCTGGCGTGGAAGCATCGAGGCTGTTCCCACCGGCCAGGATGAGGCCGCACGTGCGCTCGGGGTCCGATATTTTCATCGCATGAAGGATGTCGTGCTCCCGCAGGCATTTCGCATTGGCCTGCCAGCAACCATCGGATTTCTGGTTAATCTGATCAAGGGAACAGCACTGGCAGCATTGCTTGGACTAACGGAACTGACCCGTTCTGGGCAGTTGATGGCCAATATCACATTCGAGCCAATGAAGGTCTTTGGAACTGTGGGACTGATCTACTTCGTCGTTTGTGTCCCGCTCACTTATTACAGTGCCAGGATCGAAAAGCGCCTCAACACTTCCCGCTAA
- a CDS encoding type II toxin-antitoxin system VapC family toxin, which yields MSALYARHHIVSELARNPRGAVARRIAEVRPGAICVSINTVAELHYGCAKKGSPKLPAQILAILGSMQVLALDVPADTEYGEIRAELEADGKRIGPNDLFIAAHAPALGEVLGTANSGEFTRIHALRVENWLRD from the coding sequence GTGAGCGCGCTCTATGCTCGACACCATATCGTGTCCGAGCTTGCACGAAACCCCAGGGGCGCTGTCGCCAGACGCATCGCCGAGGTTAGGCCGGGTGCGATCTGCGTCAGCATCAACACGGTAGCGGAGTTGCATTATGGATGCGCCAAGAAGGGATCACCGAAGCTTCCGGCGCAGATCTTGGCCATTCTTGGAAGTATGCAAGTGCTCGCGCTCGATGTGCCAGCTGACACCGAATACGGGGAAATTCGTGCCGAACTGGAGGCCGATGGTAAGCGCATCGGACCGAATGACCTGTTCATCGCCGCCCATGCACCCGCACTCGGGGAGGTGCTGGGGACGGCCAATAGCGGAGAATTCACACGCATCCACGCTTTGCGGGTCGAAAACTGGCTGCGCGACTAA
- a CDS encoding type II toxin-antitoxin system VapB family antitoxin, with translation MAINVTNETADELTRKFAKIAKVSISDAIVIAMREAIERRLNVETPAQTAARLREKYHIAGKEAAKKPLTKEAYDEMWEL, from the coding sequence ATGGCAATCAATGTCACAAACGAAACCGCCGACGAGTTGACGCGCAAGTTCGCAAAGATCGCAAAGGTAAGCATTTCTGACGCAATCGTCATTGCCATGCGCGAGGCGATTGAGCGCCGTCTGAACGTCGAAACTCCAGCCCAGACTGCGGCGCGTCTGCGAGAAAAGTATCATATTGCAGGCAAGGAAGCAGCAAAAAAGCCTCTAACGAAGGAAGCCTATGACGAAATGTGGGAATTGTGA
- a CDS encoding amino acid ABC transporter ATP-binding protein: MTDKAIKMRSVNKWYGQLHVLRGIDLEVNRGEHIVLCGPSGSGKSTLIRCINFLEEIQDGTIDVNGTRLGNRGANVDHIRRDVGMVFQQFNLFPHMTVLENCMLAPRRVHQSSVPVAREKAMHFLNRVHIADQAAKFPAQLSGGQQQRVAIARALCMDPKIMLFDEPTSALDPEMVKEVLDTMVSLADDGITMICVTHEMGFARAVAHRVIFMDRGEIIESAPPNEFFSNPKQERAKAFLGQILNH; this comes from the coding sequence ATGACTGATAAAGCCATCAAGATGCGTTCGGTAAACAAATGGTATGGCCAGCTTCACGTCCTCAGAGGTATCGATCTGGAGGTCAATCGCGGCGAGCATATCGTTTTGTGCGGCCCTTCCGGCTCGGGCAAGTCGACGCTAATCCGCTGCATCAATTTTCTGGAAGAAATCCAAGATGGCACGATTGATGTGAACGGAACCCGTTTGGGCAACAGAGGCGCTAATGTCGATCATATTCGCCGTGATGTTGGCATGGTGTTCCAGCAGTTCAATTTGTTCCCGCATATGACTGTGCTGGAAAATTGCATGCTTGCGCCGCGCCGTGTGCATCAATCTTCGGTGCCTGTTGCCAGGGAAAAGGCCATGCATTTTCTTAATCGCGTCCATATCGCCGACCAAGCTGCAAAGTTTCCGGCACAGCTATCGGGCGGGCAGCAGCAACGCGTTGCTATCGCGCGCGCGCTTTGTATGGACCCCAAGATCATGCTTTTCGACGAACCAACTTCGGCGCTTGATCCCGAAATGGTCAAAGAGGTGCTTGATACGATGGTTTCTCTCGCTGATGACGGAATAACCATGATCTGCGTGACCCATGAAATGGGTTTTGCGCGGGCAGTAGCGCACCGCGTCATTTTCATGGATCGCGGTGAGATTATCGAAAGTGCCCCGCCGAACGAATTCTTCAGCAATCCCAAACAAGAGCGCGCCAAGGCGTTTCTAGGACAGATTCTTAACCACTGA
- a CDS encoding FadR/GntR family transcriptional regulator, which translates to MITLTSRTIENLRSLITDGTLQNGDKLPTLAELGEKLGVSRTVIREAIAALRSDGLLEAKHGVGIFIRDQDKADAAKSEASTNLEPLGLLSLPFMDLLELRMAFEVHAAGLAAQRRSWAQEAKMWEALKRFEASQDDEAALDELDYIFHKSITEATNNLAFMEFFRVMSMKILPQPAFSRDLNPALITPQYIQNTVVEHRAICEAISVRDTEQAREAMQAHLTRSHQRYRGFSETIGSPLSNVTET; encoded by the coding sequence TTGATAACACTTACTTCACGAACGATTGAGAATTTAAGATCACTGATCACTGACGGGACACTTCAGAATGGTGATAAACTTCCCACCCTTGCTGAGCTGGGCGAAAAGCTTGGAGTCAGTCGAACTGTCATACGCGAAGCGATCGCTGCTCTGCGCTCCGATGGGTTGCTTGAGGCCAAGCATGGAGTGGGTATTTTCATCCGCGATCAGGACAAGGCCGACGCGGCAAAGAGTGAAGCTTCAACCAATCTAGAACCATTGGGGCTTCTCTCGCTGCCGTTCATGGATCTCCTGGAATTGCGTATGGCCTTTGAAGTGCATGCTGCAGGCCTGGCGGCACAACGCAGGTCCTGGGCGCAAGAAGCTAAAATGTGGGAAGCTCTCAAACGGTTTGAAGCCTCGCAGGATGATGAAGCAGCGCTGGACGAGCTCGATTATATTTTTCACAAGTCTATAACTGAAGCTACCAACAATCTCGCTTTCATGGAATTTTTCAGGGTAATGAGCATGAAAATCCTGCCCCAACCTGCGTTCTCCCGCGACCTCAACCCCGCGCTCATAACGCCCCAATACATACAAAACACCGTTGTGGAGCATCGCGCGATTTGTGAAGCAATCAGCGTGCGTGACACAGAACAGGCCCGTGAAGCCATGCAGGCACACCTTACCCGTAGCCATCAGCGCTATAGAGGTTTTTCAGAAACAATAGGTTCGCCGTTGAGTAATGTTACAGAGACCTAA